The following proteins are encoded in a genomic region of Triticum dicoccoides isolate Atlit2015 ecotype Zavitan chromosome 1B, WEW_v2.0, whole genome shotgun sequence:
- the LOC119337806 gene encoding choline-phosphate cytidylyltransferase 2-like, which produces MARVSNSKKRMLHTNSSSNKKEEATTANANANAAGNDGRPIRVYADGIFDLFHFGHARALEQAKLLFPNTYLLVGCCNDDLTRRYKGKTVMNQEERYESLRHCKWVDEVIPDAPWVLTPEFIEKHQIDYVAHDALPYADTSGAANDVYEFVKKIGKFKETKRTDGVSTSDLIMRIVKDYNQYVMRNLARGYSRKDMGVSYVKEKQLQVNMKINKLRETVKAQQEKLQTVAKTAGINHEEWLANADRWVAGFLEKFEEHCHVMETAIKDRIQERLGRQAGKGIAGGLMRQPVAAA; this is translated from the exons ATGGCGCGCGTCTCCAATTCCAAGAAGCGCATGCTCCacaccaacagcagcagcaacaagaagGAGGAGGCGACCACCGCCAACGCCAACGCCAACGCCGCTGGGAACGACGGCCGCCCCATCCGCGTCTACGCCGACGGCATCTTCGACCTCTTCCACTTCGGCCACGCCCGCGCCCTCGAGCAGGCCAAGCTGCT GTTCCCCAACACGTACCTGCTGGTGGGATGCTGCAACGACGACCTCACGCGGCGCTACAAGGGCAAGACCGTCATGAACCAGGAGGAGCGCTACGAGTCCCTGCGCCACTGCAA GTGGGTTGATGAGGTCATTCCTGATGCTCCCTGGGTTCTCACGCCAGAATTCATTGAGAAGCATCAGATTGACTATGTCGCACATGATGCTTTGCC TTATGCTGATACAAGCGGTGCTGCAAATGACGTCTATGAGTTT GTCAAGAAGATTGGAAAATTCAAGGAAACAAAAAGGACCGATGGAGTATCGACATCGGACCTTATAATGAGGATAGTGAAGGACTACAACCAGTATGTGATGAGGAATCTAGCACGAGGTTACTCAAGGAAAGATATGGGCGTGAGCTATGTTAAG GAGAAACAACTGCAGGTGAATATGAAGATCAATAAACTGCGGGAGACTGTGAAGGCACAGCAAGAAAAG TTGCAAACGGTGGCGAAGACGGCTGGGATAAACCACGAAGAGTGGCTGGCGAATGCGGATCGCTGGGTGGCAGGTTTCCTGGAGAAGTTTGAGGAGCACTGCCACGTCATG GAGACTGCCATCAAGGACCGGATACAGGAGAGGCTGGGGAGGCAGGCCGGCAAAGGCATAGCCGGCGGTCTCATGCGGCAGCCGGTGGCGGCGGCCTGA